A genome region from Myxosarcina sp. GI1 includes the following:
- a CDS encoding DUF6454 family protein, which produces MSEKKAIVIGIDGAQLEKLEETLTPNLDSLNIIESFTGGVEGTETEEQTYSGPGWGTLLTGVWANKHGIVENDDTLRANPEYPSIFEYVNNDDPNSYLASVVNWGPINDYFEEDIDSIVDFELTAPEPSDDNLAQDNFIAPTVADLILDKAPDYTFVHLDNVDVVGHDLGFSPEYLESITQADGHIGTILDAVEAREAQHPNEDWLVLVTTDHGREPTEGFDHGEQSDSERTTFIASNRELDNSPVAPATDVVPTVLDHLNIEEGKLDGESLLRDSEDKFVDNLTSLNKNSEWELQSDEEVDFFTYHPQGMTKTDEETLFLSSVEIITPTERFDEPRNGLDRTAGEGEGHLFKLDTEGNLIDSITLGEGDIYHPGGIDYDGENVWVPVAEYRPDSESTIYRVDPETMEATEVFTFPDHIGGIFRNPDTNTLHGVSWGSRRLYTWHLDDDLNVIDADAEPETLRSDNSSYYIDYQDAQYVGDNLGLFSGIQTYQDSETEEPLELGGLELVDLTSNKPVFQLPITLWTENAEGYELAMTHNPFYVETTETGLKAYFLPEDDTSRLFVYEVDSEDLPTPREEALPNTHAHNDYEHEYPLYDALSYGFVSVEADIWLYPDDNENLRVAHDPVEDPTTLPTLEELYLEPLQEFKEEYDNGGVYADGTPLTLLIDIKSEGLPTYQRLDEVLAEYNEKSPGLFTTYTQNDSGDYTITPGAVTPIISGDRPLEFMQNQEVRYAGYDGRKDDIGTGVDSEFMPLISDNWDNFFTDELAWDSTGNIPEATEAELNEVVSEVQGEDKIFRFWNLPIDAPSVWEPLYEVGVDLINTDDLEGLSEFIESQLEPVNQIIEIWEDATIDYTSVVAHRGGYYEDGVTTLPENSLATIEQAIALGVEMVELDVWKTQDNRYVIIHDETVDRTTTGSGRVEDLTLEELKELNLIIEDFGEVTSEKIPTLEEALRAVEDKIMLNIDIKLPVEELVNVMNMARELGVDEQIVIKNPVNNEEQLAAVKDTLAQLPFDVRFMPIIDDELVSDPEFVERVFNEFQPDAAEMLVRPQEGEEPVTAPGFLFSEEVKDIAEEYDVRLWINTLFANTDIDDNGFINGFRNDALALTEPDAVYGYWADAGASIQQTDESELAIDYLESNGLREPLDEDGDNTFTLGTGDRIAGAEGADEFYVSAGGNNTITGGTGADQFWIANDEIPKAANVITDFTSGEDVIGIAGLDIGFDELSISQSGADALIKIDRQDVAILSDVEADNLTADNFVFV; this is translated from the coding sequence ATGAGTGAAAAGAAAGCCATTGTTATCGGTATTGATGGAGCGCAGTTAGAAAAGTTAGAGGAAACTCTTACACCCAATTTAGATAGTTTAAACATCATCGAATCTTTTACTGGTGGTGTAGAAGGTACGGAAACCGAAGAGCAAACCTATAGTGGTCCTGGTTGGGGAACTCTGCTTACAGGTGTCTGGGCAAATAAACACGGTATTGTCGAGAATGACGATACTTTAAGAGCCAATCCCGAATATCCAAGTATTTTTGAATACGTTAATAATGACGACCCAAACAGTTATTTGGCATCGGTAGTTAACTGGGGTCCTATTAATGACTACTTTGAAGAAGATATCGATTCCATTGTCGATTTTGAACTAACCGCACCAGAACCCAGCGATGATAATCTAGCTCAAGACAATTTTATTGCACCAACGGTAGCCGATCTTATTTTAGATAAAGCACCAGATTATACTTTCGTACATCTCGATAATGTCGATGTTGTCGGTCACGATTTGGGTTTTTCTCCTGAATATTTAGAATCGATTACCCAAGCCGATGGTCATATAGGTACGATTCTCGATGCGGTAGAAGCTAGAGAAGCACAACATCCTAATGAAGATTGGTTGGTTCTGGTTACTACCGACCACGGACGCGAACCTACAGAAGGCTTCGACCACGGCGAACAAAGCGATTCTGAGAGAACTACGTTCATTGCCTCCAATCGAGAACTAGACAATTCACCAGTTGCACCTGCAACCGATGTGGTACCAACCGTTCTCGATCATTTAAATATTGAAGAAGGCAAACTCGACGGCGAATCTCTGCTAAGAGATTCCGAAGATAAATTTGTCGATAATCTTACCTCCCTGAATAAAAACAGCGAGTGGGAGTTACAAAGCGACGAGGAAGTAGACTTTTTTACCTATCATCCCCAGGGAATGACTAAAACCGATGAGGAAACTTTGTTTCTTTCTTCAGTAGAAATTATTACTCCCACTGAAAGATTTGACGAACCACGTAATGGACTCGATCGCACTGCGGGAGAAGGAGAAGGTCATCTCTTCAAGCTGGATACTGAAGGCAACTTAATCGACTCAATTACTTTGGGTGAGGGTGATATTTATCATCCAGGGGGAATAGACTACGATGGAGAGAATGTTTGGGTACCCGTCGCCGAGTATCGTCCCGACAGCGAATCGACTATTTATCGCGTCGATCCAGAGACGATGGAAGCAACAGAGGTCTTTACTTTTCCCGACCACATCGGCGGCATATTCCGTAACCCCGACACTAATACTCTGCATGGGGTCAGTTGGGGTTCTCGTCGTCTGTATACCTGGCATCTCGATGACGACCTCAACGTTATCGATGCCGACGCAGAACCAGAAACTTTACGTTCCGACAATAGCTCTTACTATATCGACTATCAGGACGCTCAGTATGTAGGAGACAACTTGGGTTTATTTTCTGGCATTCAAACCTATCAAGATTCGGAGACAGAAGAACCTTTAGAATTGGGTGGATTGGAATTAGTCGATCTTACTAGCAATAAACCAGTCTTTCAGCTTCCCATTACTCTATGGACGGAAAACGCAGAAGGTTATGAGTTGGCAATGACTCACAACCCTTTCTATGTGGAAACTACCGAGACGGGACTAAAAGCTTATTTCCTCCCCGAAGACGATACCTCTCGCCTGTTTGTCTATGAAGTAGATTCAGAGGATCTTCCCACTCCTAGAGAGGAGGCTTTACCCAATACCCACGCTCATAACGATTACGAACACGAATATCCGCTATATGATGCTCTAAGCTATGGTTTTGTCAGCGTGGAAGCTGATATTTGGCTTTATCCAGACGATAATGAAAATTTACGAGTAGCACACGACCCCGTAGAAGACCCAACTACTTTACCAACTTTAGAAGAACTGTATTTAGAACCCCTGCAAGAATTCAAAGAAGAATACGATAACGGTGGCGTTTATGCCGACGGTACACCGCTAACTCTACTAATCGATATCAAAAGTGAGGGACTACCTACCTATCAGAGACTGGATGAAGTTTTAGCCGAGTACAATGAAAAGTCCCCTGGGTTATTTACTACCTACACTCAAAATGATTCGGGTGACTACACCATAACTCCTGGTGCGGTAACTCCGATTATTTCAGGCGATCGCCCGCTGGAATTTATGCAAAATCAAGAGGTGCGTTACGCTGGCTATGACGGACGTAAAGACGACATCGGTACTGGTGTCGATTCTGAGTTTATGCCCTTAATTAGCGACAATTGGGACAATTTCTTTACCGACGAATTGGCTTGGGACAGTACGGGCAATATTCCCGAAGCTACTGAAGCCGAACTCAACGAAGTTGTCTCTGAGGTACAGGGAGAAGACAAAATCTTCCGCTTTTGGAATTTACCCATAGATGCGCCTAGCGTCTGGGAACCGCTTTACGAAGTAGGTGTAGATTTAATCAATACCGATGACTTAGAAGGACTGTCTGAGTTTATCGAATCGCAACTAGAACCCGTAAACCAAATTATTGAAATTTGGGAAGATGCCACCATCGATTACACTTCAGTAGTGGCACATCGCGGCGGTTATTATGAAGACGGCGTAACCACTTTACCAGAAAACTCTCTAGCTACTATCGAACAGGCGATCGCTCTAGGAGTAGAGATGGTCGAGCTTGATGTCTGGAAAACTCAAGACAATCGCTATGTCATTATCCACGATGAAACGGTAGACCGCACAACTACAGGTTCTGGTCGAGTTGAAGATCTTACCTTAGAAGAACTAAAAGAACTCAATCTAATTATCGAAGACTTTGGCGAAGTCACTTCAGAAAAAATACCAACTCTTGAAGAAGCTTTAAGGGCAGTTGAAGACAAAATCATGCTGAACATTGACATCAAACTGCCTGTAGAAGAATTGGTCAATGTAATGAATATGGCCCGCGAACTAGGTGTTGACGAACAAATTGTCATCAAAAATCCCGTCAATAACGAGGAACAGCTAGCAGCAGTAAAAGACACCCTGGCTCAGTTGCCTTTCGATGTCCGCTTTATGCCGATTATCGATGATGAATTAGTAAGCGATCCTGAATTTGTCGAACGGGTCTTTAACGAATTTCAACCTGATGCGGCAGAAATGCTTGTGCGTCCTCAAGAAGGAGAAGAACCAGTTACCGCTCCTGGTTTTCTGTTTTCCGAAGAAGTTAAAGACATAGCTGAAGAATATGATGTTCGTCTTTGGATTAATACACTGTTTGCCAATACCGACATTGATGATAACGGCTTTATTAATGGTTTTCGTAATGACGCTCTGGCTTTAACCGAACCTGATGCAGTTTATGGTTATTGGGCTGATGCTGGGGCATCGATCCAGCAAACCGATGAATCAGAACTAGCCATTGATTATTTAGAAAGCAATGGACTTCGCGAACCTCTTGATGAAGATGGCGATAATACTTTTACTTTGGGTACGGGCGATCGCATAGCAGGTGCTGAAGGTGCGGATGAATTTTACGTTTCTGCTGGCGGTAACAATACGATTACTGGCGGTACAGGTGCAGACCAATTCTGGATTGCTAACGACGAAATTCCTAAAGCAGCCAACGTAATTACTGACTTCACTAGCGGTGAAGACGTTATCGGTATTGCAGGTTTGGACATCGG